A single region of the Phaenicophaeus curvirostris isolate KB17595 chromosome 4, BPBGC_Pcur_1.0, whole genome shotgun sequence genome encodes:
- the REST gene encoding RE1-silencing transcription factor, with protein MATQVLGQSGGSGLFPGGANIGMALSNDMYDLHDLSKAELAAPQLIMLANVALTGEVNGNCCDYLVGEERQMAELTTVGDSNFSDSDGEGMEDTQAVESDHEAPENTELNSLEGPGEETRGAAARSPAKTPNMDKDVSLEAPGTPESAEDKSKSLKSKPFRCKPCQYEAESEEEFVHHIRVHSAKKFFVEENAEKQAQVKESDACTAEEVDFSKGPIRCDRCGYNTNRYDHYLAHLKHHNKAGENERVYKCTICTYTTVSEYHWKKHLRNHFPRKVYTCSQCSYFSDRKNNYIQHIRTHTGERPYQCAMCPYSSSQKTHLTRHMRTHSGEKPFKCDQCSYVASNQHEVTRHARQVHNGPKPLTCPHCDYKTADRSNFKKHVELHVNPRQFLCPVCDYAASKKCNLQYHIKSRHPDCSDITMDVSKVKLRTKKSEADFSESINDKAEKEQIKGDSAAKKSEKVVKVEKKDNLAKEKKPISNVSAGQVTTRSRKSALENKEVDVKTEKNTEKNTEKTCKTKKIKRKAEAEVTSLKQEPANDTSAVTKKKKKVETKPRDCQEPQKSDAVPEEESKKQNSCLKKNRKKKALKNKHSKKSSKLDQEKTEDEEMPDECPVAEEDGCVKPEAEGSDQKEEDPTDTVGLNDSGGYAIKGESTDPQGSCIQEPGQLCLPAQKANTGAVVEDQEMPAAAGENEDTVGEKEEERKAERGQDAFPEESSHAVSSEKSLDEPMDVVPDLAPEKEPEETHVAETVSSSDPMDLTKPCLPATEPTGGAMPATIPAEGCMQSPKVALALSSPDNTAVNESQEMDEDEGIHSHEGSDISDNISEGSDDSGLNGAHSVQEETSPKASQGAADTIAAREHYVCIFCDRSFKKEGEYSKHLHRHLVNVYYFEKATKGQE; from the exons ATGGCAACTCAAGTTCTGGGACAGTCCGGTGGGAGCGGCCTCTTTCCCGGCGGTGCTAATATCGGTATGGCATTGTCCAATGACATGTATGACTTGCACGACCTCTCTAAAGCCGAGCTGGCGGCTCCTCAGCTTATTATGTTGGCAAATGTGGCCTTGACGGGAGAAGTCAACGGCAACTGCTGCGATTACCTGGTTGGAGAAGAGAGGCAAATGGCAGAGCTGACGACGGTGGGGGACAGCAACTTCTCAGACAGCGATGGAGAAGGTATGGAAGATACTCAGGCTGTGGAGAGTGACCACGAGGCACCTGAAAATACGGAATTGAACTCTCTGGAGGGTCCTGGTGAGGAAACTCGAGGGGCAGCTGCTCGCTCCCCTGCTAAGACTCCCAATATGGATAAAGACGTCTCATTGGAAGCACCAGGTACTCCAGAAAGCGCAGAGGACAAAAGTAAGAGCTTGAAGAGCAAGCCATTTCGTTGCAAGCCTTGCCAGTACGAGGCAGAGTCTGAAGAGGAGTTTGTGCATCATATCAGGGTTCACAGCGCTAAGAAATTCTTCgtggaagaaaatgcagaaaagcaagCCCAGGTGAAGGAGTCTGATGCTTGCACTGCAGAAGAGGTGGATTTTTCTAAGGGCCCAATTCGTTGTGATCGTTGTGGCTATAACACTAACAGATATGATCACTATCTGGCTCACTTGAAGCACCACAACAAAGCAGGGGAAAACGAGAGAGTCTACAAGTGTACCATATGCACTTATACTACTGTCAGTGAATATCACTGGAAGAAACACCTAAGAAATCATTTTCCCAGGAAAGTGTATACCTGCTCACAATGCTCCTATTTTTCAGACAGGAAGAACAATTATATTCAACATATTAGAACTCACACAG gggaGCGACCCTATCAATGTGCTATGTGTCCTTATTCCAGCTCTCAGAAGACCCATTTAACCAGGCACATGCGCACCCACTCAG GTGAGAAGCCATTCAAATGTGATCAGTGCAGCTATGTGGCCTCAAACCAGCATGAAGTAACTCGTCATGCAAGACAGGTTCACAACGGGCCGAAGCCTCTGACTTGCCCACACTGTGACTACAAAACAGCTGATCGCagcaattttaaaaagcacGTTGAGCTTCACGTCAATCCACGCCAGTTCCTTTGTCCTGTTTGTGATTACGCAGCATCTAAAAAATGTAACCTGCAGTATCACATCAAGTCCAGGCATCCTGATTGTTCTGACATCACCATGGATGTTTCAAAGGTGAAGCTACGGACTAAAAAGAGCGAAGCTGACTTTTCTGAAAGCATTAATGACAAAGCGGAGAAGGAGCAAATAAAAGGGGATTCAGCTGCaaagaaaagtgagaaagttgtgaaagtggagaaaaaagataatttggcaaaggaaaagaagccGATCAGCAATGTTTCTGCAGGCCAGGTGACAACCAGAAGTCGGAAATCGGCTTTAGAAAACAAGGAGGTGGATgttaaaactgagaaaaatactgagaaaaatacCGAGAAAACATGTAAAACGAAGAAGAtcaaaagaaaggcagaggctgAAGTAACTTCCTTAAAGCAAGAGCCTGCAAATGATACCTCAGcagtaacaaaaaagaaaaagaaagtagaaacTAAACCCAGAGACTGCCAAGAACCTCAAAAAAGTGATGCTGTACCAGAGGAGGAGtctaaaaagcaaaattcttgcctcaagaaaaacagaaaaaagaaagctctgaAAAATAAGCACAGTAAGAAAAGCAGTAAACTCGATCAGGAGAAGACTGAGGATGAGGAGATGCCAGATGAGTGTCCTGTGGCGGAAGAAGATGGGTGTGTGAAGCCCGAAGCTGAGGGCAGTGACCAGAAGGAGGAAGATCCCACTGACACAGTGGGATTAAATGACAGTGGTGGCTATGCCATCAAGGGGGAGAGCACTGATCCCCAAGGAAGCTGCATACAAGAGCCAGGGCAGCTTTGTCTGCCAGCtcagaaagcaaacacaggaGCTGTGGTAGAGGACCAAGAAATGCCTGCTGCAGCGGGAGAGAATGAAGACACTGTTGgtgaaaaagaggaggaaagaaaggcgGAGAGAGGGCAAGATGCTTTCCCTGAGGAATCTTCCCATGCAGTGTCTTCTGAAAAAAGCTTGGATGAGCCCATGGATGTGGTACCAGATCTGGCACCTGAGAAGGAGCCAGAGGAAACCCATGTGGCAGAAACTGTGAGTAGTTCGGATCCAATGGACCTGACTAAGCCATGCCTGCCAGCAACAGAGCCAACAGGAGGTGCCATGCCGGCAACCATCCCCGCAGAAGGGTGTATGCAAAGTCCTAAAGTAGCTCTGGCCTTATCATCTCCGGATAACACCGCAGTGAATGAATCTCAGGAAATGGATGAGGATGAGGGCATCCACAGCCATGAGGGCAGTGACATAAGCGACAACATATCGGAAGGAAGCGATGACTCGGGGTTAAATGGCGCTCACTCTGTGCAAGAGGAAACAAGTCCAAAGGCATCACAAGGAGCTGCAGACACCATAGCAGCCAGGGAGCACTATGTGTGCATTTTTTGTGACCGCTCATTTAAAAAGGAAGGTGAATACAGTAAGCACCTCCATCGCCACTTAGTCAATGTGTATTATTTTGAGAAGGCAACAAAAGGTCAGGAGTAG